A segment of the Melopsittacus undulatus isolate bMelUnd1 chromosome 13, bMelUnd1.mat.Z, whole genome shotgun sequence genome:
AGTAAACTAAAGCTGTAAACAAGGAAGATAAACAACTAAATACTAAAGACACCTTTACCTTCTGTTACTtacaggttttgattttaataaaatatgttctGTTTTAGCTTTCAAAAGGTACAACTTCACATACAAGGAAGCCATCAGTTAGCGGCTACAGTGTTTGAAAGCACTAGACGCAAGAGCTGTGTCTTTAAGAATACAAACAAATGCCATTTAGTCTATCGGGACACACTAAAGGATAATTAAGAACAATCTCAATCTCcactttctcttatttttcggagcttttgtgtgcttttgaatTAGGATTCCTGCTGCTCAAGGCCCTTTATTGTCACAACCTATGACATCTCTTCACGTACACTTTCCTAGCTCCTCCTATATAATGGGATACTAGCTCAGACCAAACGTTCACCTCCACATTagtcaaagaaattaaattcttgggaaaaaggagtttaaaaagcaaaggcagtatgtagcacagctccctgaatgtcttctttgcctCCATGCACTTGCAGAACAGCCTAACACAAAGGTTTCTCTATTTCATACACCCAACATACTGTTATTCTATCAGTTCATCCTGATATTTTCTGAACCTACAGAAACACCCTGTGGCAACAATGTCAATGACATACTCTGTCCAGAACCagttctttgggtttgttttgcacCCACCACTTATTACCTGCATcccacactcctttgtttccttacTGGGAGGGCCAGTGAATAATAGTTGCTGTTAACTTTTGTATGCTGCTTATTGTCTTAAAactacagagaaagaggaacagaCTTTTTCATTCCTCCTTCTTGCTCAGGCCAAATGGGGCAAAGATccaggatgaagaaaacaagttggTTCCTCCTACTGAAGTTATTCCATGGCTAAAATAATCCCTGCCActcttttccagacttcttCCAGTTGTactgcatttccattttcctttaagcGAGATGAGGGAGTCAAGTGACATGCTGCACTCCAGCTGAGAGCACACTATTGGTTTGGTGGCATACCAGTGCCTTCTGTTTTATCTTGAATTCCTGCTTTGAAGATTGCCAGCACCTcatttgcttcagctgctcttgAAGCATTGAGCTGATGCTTTCAGGACATTCCATTATCATTCCAAGATCACTTCCACCACGGTAAGAGTCAGCTCATCAGTGGAGTAGCAggtattacaaaatacacattgAGATCTGCAGCTTTCAAAATGGACTGCCTATTTGACCAATTTCtttatcagatttattttcccatgtagctctttcatagaatcatagaatagttagggttggaaaggagcttaagatcatccagttctaacccccctgccatgggcagggacatctcacactaaaccatatctcccaaggcttcatccattctggccttgaacactgccagggatggagcattcacaacctccctgggcaacccattccagtgcctcagcaccctaacagtgaagaatttcttccttatatccaatctaaacctcccctgtttaagtttcaacctgttaccccttgtcctgtcactgcagtccctaatgaagagtccctccccagcatccttacaggccttcttcagatactggaaggctgctatgaggtctccaggcagccttctcttccccaggctgaacagccccaactttctcagcctgtcttcatacaggagctgctccagcccctgatcatcctcgtggcctcctctggacttgctccaacagttccatgtcctttttctgtgttgaggacaccagtaCTGtgcacaatgctccaagtgaggtctcatgagagcagagtagaggggcaggatcacctcctttgaactgctgtcacactcctcttgattcagcccagaatacggttggtttctgggctgtaagcacacactgaagctggctcatgttcattttctcatcgaccaacacccccaagttcttctccttgggctgctctgaatctcttctctgcccaacctgtagctgtgcctgggattgcttcaatccaagtgtaggaccttgcacttggcatggttaaacttcatggggttggcatcagcccacctcacaagtgtgtcaaggtccctctggatggcattccttccctccggtggatcagctgaaccacacagcttggtgtcatcggcaaacctgctgagggcacactcaattccactgtccatgtcagcgacaaagctgtccaacaagaccggtcccaacaccgatccctgaggaacaccactcattactggtctccagctggacactgagccattgaccacaactctttgcgtgcgcccatccagccagttctttacccaccgagtgctccacctatcaaattgatgtctctccaatttagagacaaggatgtcgtgtgggacagtgttgaacgctttgcacaagtccaggtcggtgacatcaactgctctaaccctgtccatttgttctgtagccccatcatagaaggccaccctattggtcaggcaggattttcccctagtgaagccctgctggctgtcaccaagcacctggttgtttttcatgtgccctagcatgccttccaagagaatctgctcccagatgttgccaggcacagaggtgacactgactgctctgtaattcccttcttgaaaatggggcttgtatttccctttttccagtcgttgggagcttcacctgactgccatgattgttcaaatatgatggacagtgccttagcagcttcatttgccagctccttcaggacccacagacggatttcatcaggtcccatggacttgtgcacgttcaggttcttaagatggtctcgaaccagatcctctcctacagtgggcctaaggtcttcattctccacTTTTTACCTTTAAGGGGAACCACCTGAAGTCTTAACCATGCTTTCCCAAAGAATCTtagagaataacagaatcatagaactgtttggattggaaaggacctaaagatcatctagttccaacaccctgccacaggcagggacacctcacacaagatcatggtgctcaaggccagtccagcctggccttgaacactgccagggatggagcattcaccactgctttgggaaacctgtgccagtgcctcaccacccacacagggaacaacttcttccttctagctaacctgaacttcctctgtttcactttaagcccatcaccccttgtcctattgctaccgGCCCTGatcaagagtccctccccagcatccttgtaggccccttcagatactggaagctgctctgaggtctccacgcagccttcccttctccaggctgaacagccccaactttctcagcctgtctttgtacagcagctgctccatcccccttagcatcctcatgaccctcctctggatttgctccaacagctctacaTCCTTctggtgaggacaccagaactctacccagtgctccaagtgtgggtctcatgagagcagagtggaggagcaggatcacctcccttgacctcctCGTCATGCTGGtggtgatacagcccaggacacagggggtttctgggctcaagcccatgctgaagccagctcatgttccgacccccaggcccttctcctcgggctgctctgaatcacttctccctgcagcctgtagctgtgcttgggattgccctgacccaggggcaggagctgcacttGGCTCTGATGAACTTCAGGAGGTTGGtcacctctccagcatgtccaggtccctctggatgccatcccttccctccagcacgctgactgcaccacacagcttggtgtcgtcagcaaacttgctgagggtgctcgatcccactgtctgtgtcagcgacaaagatgttgaacagggtctgccccaacaccgacccctgagagacaccattcctcactggtctccagttggacatagAGCCACTGACCGAGGCTCTCTGCgtgcagtcatccagccaattccttgtcCACCGGGTGTCCATCCAGCAAATTCACGTCTCTcccatttagagacaaggacgtcGTGTGGGAGGatgttaaatgacatttatttgctcCAGAGAGCACGAACGTGGCAGGAAGGGCCGGGGGCAGCTGCTCACTTGCGGGGGGAGGGCAGGCCCCGGAGGTGGTAGATCCAGGagcccccagggcaggagaccaccagcctgctggtgacaggagcCGGGCCGCCCGCGAAGGAGACGgtgatggtggtgctgctcttggCGCGCAGCACCTCGGGGGCCCTGACGGTGAAGCCCGGGTGCTTCACTGCGTATTGGAACGCCGTGGCCTTCCGGAAGAcgttcctgaaggagatggaggtggtgccgccggctgggatgaggaaggggcCCTGGGCTTCAGGGGGCAGCGCAAGGCCGATGAGTGGGATGCAGTACTGCCCGCccaatgcagagctgagctgcagcgtgGCCTTGGCTTCGCCCAGGTGGCAGGGCTCAAAGGTCACTTCCACGCTCAGGTCCgagcccccagcactggcgGGTGCCGCACTGATGGATTTTGCTGTCTGGAAGTCGGTACAGTCGGTCTGTGCAGGGGAGACAAGAGACCATGGGGGGTGGgtcacaacagcagagccagcaccgCGGGAAGAACACGATGGTCCCCTGGCCCTGGCCTGGCCCACCCACACCACACTCCTGGTGAGTGCCTGCGGGGAATGGGCACGAGAACTGTGCAAACGTGCCCAGCAGGGACAACCCTGCACCCAAGCCCCAAGACGCCTGACTGCCAGAcctgggctgcaagggggaaGCAAGCCCAGGCACCGTGGCGCCTGCAAAAGCAGCTCCAACCAGGGCAGCAGACATGGGCCCGCAAGGGAGGACAGTGCAGCTGGTGACAAGCCCACACCAGTGGGAAGACCCCTGGGCTCACATGGccaccctggctctgccacCCCAAGCCAGAGGCACTTGGAGCCCTTGGTggagagggctggtgctggccagaggagctgcctcccagccagaGCCCCGGCAGCCGCGCTCACCTGTACGAGGTACTCGGTCTTCTGCTGGGCAAAATGCCGTATTTTGGTGGTGATGGTCTGACGGGAGCCCAGCCTGGTGCGGAAATACACGGGCTTCTCTGGCCTGCTCCAggtggctttcagctgcagtgtgtAAAACAGAGAGCCCAAGTcgctgctctggagcaccagCTGCCCGCTGCTCTCACCCGTTTGCAGGGGCTGATATTCCAAGACAAGATccgcctgggaggaaggaaagaaaaagccactttgtcaggcagaggcagggaacacGTGTGCCTGACAAGGGgcagctggtccctgctgtgctcaggcagtgccagaaGGCTGGGCTGCCTTCCCCGCTCTGACTCCCCTCTCTCGGGCACAGCCTTGCTCCTTCTGGGGGACGGTTCACTTAGGGACAGATCCCAACAGCTCACAGCCCTCCAGCAcgatgccagaagcttcccaccATAAAAagcccctgtgctcccccaggGCACACACCACTTCCTGTCAATCCAGGCTGCAGACAACCTGGCTATGGGCTGAGGCTTGTCCTGCAGccactcacagctggaagcACCACACTAAATGAGGGgcacgtggcacaaggacctgcCACATGAGGCCCACTTGCAGCGTGTTCcagggggcagcagggcaggctccaCCAGCGCAGGATGATGCCCACTGGGGATATTCTCGCACACTGCTCCCTCTCTAGATCATCGGCAGGGAGCTGCCACCACGGAAGGAAGCCCCACATGGCTCCTTTCAGGCATCACCCTTCAAGAGCATCccctgcagccaggagcagggagagcagagggagccgGAGGAGCTTTGCCCCTACCTTCGACTGTGCAGGGACAGTAAAGTGCTGGGGAACGCTGACGTCGGGCACTTTGCAGTTGATGTCAAACGTCACCGGGACAGGCAGAGGGTTGTCCACCTTGACGCTGGAGGACACTCTCTGCCGAACAGCGGTGCTCATTTGAACAGtgcccatgggtcctgaagccACCGCCTTGAAAGTCACCATGTGGAACAAGTACTCTCCGGTTGTCTCATTGAGGAAGGTCAcctaaatcagacagaaagggaagggctgctcattccacacatgaaaacagacccaaaacAGCCCACTGAGCTCAGCACCCTGCTTCCAGGAATGGCTGTGAGCACCCACCGAGGAAGAGCACAAGACCACAGAAAGCACGTGCGGTATTTCATAGGACCTGTGCACGTGGAGGTATGAAGAGGCATGTAGCTTCTCGGtgagccaacagctccttgaAGGGCCCTGCAGACCAGTGTCCTCACTTACCTTTGCCCTGAAGACTCCTTCTTTGTAGGAGAGGAAGGTGAGCTGGTAGTCCTTCTTCGCAGAGCTTGGCACGTCCATGTAGGaacacccctgcagcacagaactgctttccaggtTCTCTGGTTTGAGCATGTCAATAACCACCAGGAACCTGTGGGTGAGAAGGACACAGTGAAGGTCAACACGAAGGACTCCCATAGGATACCCATCGTGTGGGGGTACAATACAGCCCCTCTCACCCTCAGTGCCTCAGGCACAGGGCACCAGCTCTCATCCCCCTTGGAGGAAAGCCCTCCAGGgtgcctctgcacaggcagaacgTGGGTATGGCCAGACACGGCCAAGGAGAGGGACAAGCTTTCAGGAAGGAGCTTCCAGGCACTTCCAGACTTCCTGGGCTGGACTCACCTCTGTGGTCTGTGCAgccagttggacacagggatgagctcCGTGTGGCACTTCCTGCATGGAACCTGCCGGGAAATGGCCCCTGAACACCTGGgggcttcagcagttccttccaGGTGGTAGCGTAAGCCTGTCCCGTCcggcagggggaagaagatggagccctACAGACAACGAATAGGACAAGTCGGCTCTGGAGCACCCCTGGCCAGCCCCAGGCCTcaggctctcactgcagcaacTTCCAGCAcgcccagctggcagagctctgcctgcagccctgtcccgtgcaggaggaggcaccagcatcgcacctgctcagagctggttgTGAGTGGGTGCATGGCCCACAGCacatggcacagctacaggacacagaggcagcatctctgggcaaagcaaggagacacgggccctgcagcagagctgctctgcacatcccaaCACTCCCTTACTGGCCACACTCACCTGGGCACgtccctgccagcctgtgctcatgcagggacagccctgggcagggggtgCCCGTCCCTCATGAGCTCCATTGCCTCAGTCCTGCTGGCCTTAGCcccaacagcactgcccagACAGCAGCCTCTAAGCTGGCACAACAGGGGCCCACCAGCCGTGGGCCATGGAAAGCTCATATCCATGCTCATTCTGGGTGCCCATGGATCCCAGACACCTGcctctgccatctcctctgcctccacagcagctgaaagctgcaagacTCCTCACGCAGGCTCTACATTAAAGACATGCTGAGCACGTGCAACCCTAAGGGCACAGatctgctgagcaccctggagaCGGAGACCAGAAATCTCTGACCTCATTTCTGGCCTACTGTAAGGTCAGCTGGAGCGGGACAAGGAcctggcagctccagcaccccagagccCTTCTGAACTGACCCCTTATGGCACAGAAACCATTGCAGAGGGGCCAGTCACCCCCATGTGCCCAGCCTGAGACCTGCAGGAAGGgctcctcccacagctcctgcatgacTGTCAAGAGATCTCTCTCGTTTCCCACTTGCCTGTGCACGGCCAGAAGggcactgagaaactgcagggcagctttgcccttcttgctccctgcaagctgcacaaggacagGCACAAGTGGTTGTGCCCAGGGCTCGGAGAGCCTGTGCAGCCGTGCGCTGAGCGTGGGGGTCTCTGAGCTCCCTGGGCTGCCACAAGCAGCCACCAGGAGCTGCGcagaacaaacttcatttcttggcCTTCAGAAAGCCTGGCTCTTTAGGTCAGCTGCTCCAACACATTTGGTGTCAGGCCCGAGTTCCCAACTGCCCTTTGCCCGTGCCTGGCCCCCagccaccacaaaacccagcttccaacagagggcacaggacaccttcagcttggacaggacctctgaaggtcatctcggccaacctcctgcccaaagcagggtgagctacAAGGGTCATGCCACGAGGGTCAGCACACGCTGGCACAGCTCACGTACCTGgtgcttcttgttctcagagCTCATGGTTAGGGGTCTGTAGGTGACCTggtagaccttttctttttgcctggccTCCAGATGGATAAATTCAGGccctttccagtatttcccctcaatgatgggctgcagggtccagGCCTCGCTGCTCGGGTTGGACAGGAGGAtggtctggctctgcctctcacGCACATGGCAGCTGAAAGTCAGCGTCTgtaacagaggagcacagaggctgctggttCGTACCCACAACCCTTCCCACTCTTCTCACgctggctctgcaccaggacctggagcacagggagcagcttttccttgtcacatgcaaaaattaCGCTTTGGCCATAGCTTTTGGAGTAAATCAAGCTGGTTGCTCttgaagaagggagcagaacaagcCTTTTGCATGCTGGGTGAAACGGGGAGTCCTGAAAGGAAACTCCTGTGCAAGGACAagatctgcagccacacagccccttcctttgtgggcaggaggaagaggagctccaCGCTCTCTTTGGGAGCAAGAGccaacagctcccaggctgccccatcccagggactGGATGCAGATGCCTTGCCCCTTCCTACTGCTGAATGCCCTCCCCTGGCCCAGCAGGGGGgagaagtgtggctgcaggtgcagtgctgggatacatggcatgggtgctgcagtgcagagccaggacagctgagctgctcactggaggagcagcaccttgaacaggggagaaaggcaatgacagggctcaggaattctggcaatcctgcccagcagtttctctctgggataccccagcaccagcgagtctgtgctcacaagtgtccttcagttcctgccctgggagagaTGTGGTGCAGATGCTGGGGTCCAGGGgcccatcctgtccctgctgcgtTACCTCTTTGGGGCCATGGGCCTCCACGCAGGATCCTGCCAGCGTAAGCTGCAGcgcctcactgccctggatgaaGCACCGCAGCCCCTCGTACTggacagcctggctcagcttcGAGGGGCGGAAGGTCACAACCAAGGGGACATCCATCCCTGGGCTGATGTAACCCTTTGTGGGGCTGATGGAAAAGTCTGGCTTGAAGCTCTCCACGTCCCACATAAACCTTGCCgaggaaagcacaaggacaggaaagaaggattagCCACGGGgagctgtgaaggcagtgtaAGCCTCAGTGTGAGGCTCCAAGTCTCTTGTGGGCTTTCCCACCACATCTCAGGCCTGACCCTGATCCACCTGGCAATAAGGCTTCAGGCTGGGCAGGACCTACTGCTTTACCTGACTCTCGTGTCGCCCGCGTTCCGCATGACGACGCGCCGGCACGTGTAGCTCTGCTGCACCACGGctccaaagctgagctggtcCTGGTCCAGGCTCAcgaggctgccctggcaggagccCCGCACCACACAGAGGGAGCGCACCAGCCCGCggcactccagcagcacttccccgCTGAACGGCTGCATGCGGCGCTTCGGGGAGAAGGTCACCTCCACTTTGCAGgtgtctcctctgcccttcagctttagatccttgctgggcttcaagcacagaacCTACCCGAAGAAACGAGTGGAGACTATTTCATCTGGCAAGCGAGCTGTGGAGcctccctcaccacactcagggaagaggcttccaattcctcttctgtccccaccagcactgccccagtcccacTCATTCCCTCCTAGGCATTCCTAGGGAATACCAAAGGTGTTTTCTACCATGTGTCCACCTGGTCACGGTGAGGTCAACTCTGTCTTCTAAAGCTTTCACATACGttccaacagagctgcaactcTCCCTCTTTCAAGATTCACCTCCCTCACCTTTCCAGATCTAAAACACATGGCTGCATCCTGATGGATGTGTCTAAAACAGGCTAGAGGAATTGTGCTGCCTTCTCACTTCTGGCTCTCAGGGAGTCCTggcacccagctcagctgaagcatttgcactgcaggcatctgctgccagagcagtgccagcagggaggacagggcaggcacaggcagccagggcagcccatACCTGAGTCATTACCTACTagctcccacccacagcagctcagcgctccctgcaggcacaccaaagtgctctgcagagaaggaacggGCCTTACCCCAGCTTCCTGCAACTCTGGCACGGTGGACGTGACCCTCAGCTTAAAGGTGAGAGGGGCTGCACTCTTGTTGGCTACAGTGACCATCTTCTTCACCGTCTGTCCAATGCAGACGTTTCCCAGCTTCACCACCTTTCCTGGTGGATCCACAACGTCAACCTGAGGCGGTAGGGATTGAtatcaagccaaaggaaagaaggagaaaaggctttctgccactctagtggcagaaacccaaaccatgggaggctggggaagagaggaggaaatgagaaaaccatgCCGGTTGCCACCTGGAGTTTTAGCCTTTAGATTTCatctcaccttcatttttatgccCCTTCCTTGGGCCTCATCAGTCAGCTTCTCTCCCGGGGCACACGGAGGCAGCAACAAGCTGTTGGGGCTGTTGTCATCTTTTGGTGTCTGTAGGGGCTgtgcacagaaggaagagaaaccataGGCAGGATGAGTTTCTTGACCTTCACCATGTGAGCAGGCTCCCCAGCCGAGCCATCCCCTCccacattccttccccccaggggcagggattatccaagtccctctgcagcctgccagcagagctggctaacCCTGGAAGGCCACCAGGCTTTCCCCTGCGCACTGCCCCCATCTCCCTGCACAAGCCTGGCCATGCTGGAGTGCTGGGAATCTACAGAGTGTGCACAGACCTtccccctcacctgctcctcagcaaggtgctgctgctcaaactgcactgagtaaacctcacagggcttcttcaccaccactgtcccctcttccccatggctctggggcagcagcggtcccagctccagctctgcagggatggaCTCCAGCCGTGGCTCCAGACCATGTCCCAAGACCGGCACCTGCAGGCGTTGGCTGCTCTGGCAAATCTGGATCTGCAGCTCGCCCCggtagcacttctgcaaagaagcagcacagaaagctcctccgtgaagccccagctgacagcacctCCAAGTCAACAATCGCCCAGGGTCAGGGGTCTTGTCAGCACCTCAAAGCTGAATccaaaacaggtatttacttAGAGCAGGGGctacagcatctgcatggcTCTCAGGAACTGCAGCGAGTCCTGCTGTGGAGCATAACTGGACAGTTGGCTCCCAGGTGAATCTAAAATGGGCTCTCAGAGGTTTTCACCTGGGCATGGGGGAGCGCAACGCTCATGAGAAAGGTCTGCTTCCTCAGAcacagtcctggcactgcagcaccaggcaaacatcagctgtgtgcaAGAGACACCTGAGCTCTCACTGGACAGAAATAAGgatcatcttctctgctcagtgcttgcctCTGGTCAAAGCCAGACACGAGACGCTGAAATCTCCACGAGCAATTGAGATCCCTGGGACTGTCCCCAGGCATGGAAGCACTTGTATCCATCCTGTCACACGCTACCAGTTTCCAAGTCACGGTGGCCACATACAaactgcctttgggaatgctccatcattTAAGCTGACTCCCGAACTGTGTGGGAACgtgcaggggaaactgaggcgcAGGAAGCTCCACGTGGAGGCAGAGCTCATCCCCCGCTCCCTGGGCTGGCCTCCCCTtaccacactgccctgccagacCTCCTGGCGTGACACCCACCAATCTCACCTCTTCCGTGGGTGAAAAACGGACTTGGACgtggcactgctgtcctggagcgaggcttccagctgagggcagcacctcaaagccacagggcacagacttcatctcctccagcagcttctggtgctCGCTCCCTGGCAGATGTTTGTCCACCTGCGCACAGAAACCAGTGGCGTGAGGTCTCCTTGGTCTGTGAGGACAGACCCTCggttcctgcagtgctccaAGATGCTGGCACGGTGCAGGAAGCACCTTCATCCCACCCAGACGTGGCCACCACTGCCTAGAACTGGAGGGCAAacatgctggcagggcaggcagatggggaggcagtgtcctcagaggaggaggaatgggtgaagacggcagagaagtgaagcatcagCTAGTGAACAGGCCCAGGTGAACCAGCCTAGCTCTGTACCCTCAAAAGCTTCCTCAAGCGAGCTGCAGCCcaagtgctcaggcagccagaggggcaCAAAAGGCAAGAGTGGCAAAGAGAACCCAACTGAGAAGTTGTGTGTTACACGTTGTCTGTGCTTTACCTCCTCAACAGGATCAGTCATGCTGATGGACCATTTACAGGGGACCTGGAACGTgttgtggagctggatggtttcttcctggcactgcccaCACTGGACAGCGGAgaactccagcctgtccctggacaCGCAGAGGGACGGCTCAGCCACCATGGCACGGAGGCGGACCTGGAATGTGGGGCCTCCTCTGACCTACAGAAGGACAGAGCACCCGGTTGAGAGCCCACCCGATACTCGCTGCTGTGcccaacctgctgcctgccccagaagctggagtaccttgatgggcaggagcacatccaCTTTTCCCAGGCGCAGGTTGGCACTTTGTGGGTCGAAGCACACTTCAAATGTCTTGCTCTCACAGGAGGGCAGGTGCTTCACACACTCCAGGCACACGCTGaagcctgaacacagcaaaataaagcagctgagatatgcaagcaacaggaaatggcTCAGAAGCACGGTAAGGCCACAGGGGtgtcctggctggcagctctgggaaagacccctttgcatctccagagaagctgctcttctccctttggcactgcccaaagcaaaaggaCTTTCACAACCAGAATCCAGGGGTTAcatagtaaaaagaaatcacattgcTTGAGGAACTCCAGCAATTCCTTCATCAGGCGTCTCAGGGAAGGATGCATAGACCTCTCCAAAGGAGAATTGCCACCTAAGATACCAAATGCTGGGGTGTTCCCTGACAGCGGCTTAGAAGAGACGACCGGCCACCCCGCAGAGACAGCAGTCAccatgtgctggagctgcagccttacctcaaggcctctttgggaagcctgtttccatagagcAGAGGATCCCACAGGCCGGTCaataaaggctgagcagaagtgctctggCACTATGAACTCTAAACAAAGCACTTCTGAACCACAGAGGGTCCATCTGTTTGCAACATAAACCCTCAGAGTGCACAAAGAAACTGGGATGATGCTCACGggagccaagagcagaagatgctgagaggcGATCAAGGTGATCAGCCCTTCTGGCCCCTGCAATCAGA
Coding sequences within it:
- the LOC117436916 gene encoding hydrocephalus-inducing protein-like; the protein is MDDSGTMSVLTPPFRAELPEYILDLGYVVSGDIHTHTVKITNTGHFPASFCVDGYVLYNTGFSVCLECVKHLPSCESKTFEVCFDPQSANLRLGKVDVLLPIKVRGGPTFQVRLRAMVAEPSLCVSRDRLEFSAVQCGQCQEETIQLHNTFQVPCKWSISMTDPVEEVDKHLPGSEHQKLLEEMKSVPCGFEVLPSAGSLAPGQQCHVQVRFSPTEEKCYRGELQIQICQSSQRLQVPPLQTPKDDNSPNSLLLPPCAPGEKLTDEAQGRGIKMKVDVVDPPGKVVKLGNVCIGQTVKKMVTVANKSAAPLTFKLRVTSTVPELQEAGVLCLKPSKDLKLKGRGDTCKVEVTFSPKRRMQPFSGEVLLECRGLVRSLCVVRGSCQGSLVSLDQDQLSFGAVVQQSYTCRRVVMRNAGDTRVRFMWDVESFKPDFSISPTKGYISPGMDVPLVVTFRPSKLSQAVQYEGLRCFIQGSEALQLTLAGSCVEAHGPKETLTFSCHVRERQSQTILLSNPSSEAWTLQPIIEGKYWKGPEFIHLEARQKEKVYQVTYRPLTMSSENKKHQGSIFFPLPDGTGLRYHLEGTAEAPRCSGAISRQVPCRKCHTELIPVSNWLHRPQRFLVVIDMLKPENLESSSVLQGCSYMDVPSSAKKDYQLTFLSYKEGVFRAKVTFLNETTGEYLFHMVTFKAVASGPMGTVQMSTAVRQRVSSSVKVDNPLPVPVTFDINCKVPDVSVPQHFTVPAQSKADLVLEYQPLQTGESSGQLVLQSSDLGSLFYTLQLKATWSRPEKPVYFRTRLGSRQTITTKIRHFAQQKTEYLVQTDCTDFQTAKSISAAPASAGGSDLSVEVTFEPCHLGEAKATLQLSSALGGQNVFRKATAFQYAVKHPGFTVRAPEVLRAKSSTTITVSFAGGPAPVTSRLVVSCPGGSWIYHLRGLPSPRK